In one Prochlorococcus marinus XMU1404 genomic region, the following are encoded:
- the panB gene encoding 3-methyl-2-oxobutanoate hydroxymethyltransferase → MLPSDLVKYKEKSQKIIALTAWDSISGSLAEQADVDLVLVGDSLAMVCLGYKSTLPLTLENIIYHTNAVSRGFTKKIEDQPLIVTDMPFLTYQCGEDKAVEYAGKIIQSTYAKAVKVEGAEPEIQKVISRLIRMGIPVMGHIGLTPQSYLNLGFKKQGESLESQEKIMKEASILEKLGCFSIVLEHIPKLLAKEIQNKLRIPTIGIGAGKYCDGQVRVTADLLGLNDDQPPFCQPIIQGKKLLEDKLKEWVNSERFN, encoded by the coding sequence ATGTTACCTTCGGACCTCGTTAAGTATAAAGAAAAGTCCCAGAAAATCATTGCACTTACTGCTTGGGACTCTATATCGGGCTCTTTAGCAGAACAAGCTGATGTTGATCTTGTCTTGGTAGGAGATTCCTTAGCAATGGTTTGTTTGGGATACAAATCCACATTACCATTAACTTTAGAAAACATTATTTATCATACTAATGCTGTTTCGAGAGGTTTTACAAAGAAAATTGAAGACCAACCTTTGATAGTTACAGATATGCCTTTTCTTACTTACCAATGTGGAGAGGATAAAGCTGTAGAGTATGCAGGGAAAATTATTCAAAGCACTTACGCAAAAGCTGTAAAGGTAGAAGGGGCTGAACCGGAAATACAAAAAGTTATTTCTAGATTAATAAGAATGGGAATCCCTGTTATGGGTCATATAGGGCTTACACCACAAAGCTACTTAAATCTTGGATTTAAAAAACAAGGAGAAAGTTTAGAGAGCCAAGAAAAGATCATGAAAGAGGCTTCTATTCTTGAAAAATTAGGATGTTTTTCAATAGTTCTTGAACATATTCCTAAGTTGCTTGCTAAAGAAATACAGAATAAATTAAGAATTCCCACGATAGGCATCGGTGCAGGTAAATATTGCGATGGGCAAGTAAGAGTTACTGCAGATTTATTAGGCCTTAATGATGATCAACCACCATTTTGTCAACCGATTATCCAAGGAAAGAAATTACTTGAAGATAAATTAAAAGAATGGGTTAATTCTGAAAGATTTAACTAA